One Ignavibacteriales bacterium genomic region harbors:
- the lepB gene encoding signal peptidase I, giving the protein MTEETKHEKSPTEKIKSFIRGLFFAILIAFILKTFFIEAVRIPTGSMENTLLVGDFLLVNKFIYGPTSPRYIPLTDIELPYFTLPAIKDPHRTDVIVFEYPGDRDRLFPEEKVNYIKRCVACPGDTIKIVNKIIYVNGKEFFKPEKLQFTDSRIQPPTFNDARIFPKGSGWNADNYGPLVVPKSGDVIYLTKDNIEQWRTLINREYGKAAVQVEGNFIKIDGIAVKSYTIQQDYYFAMGDNRDNSADSRFWGFVPRDKIIGKAAIIYWSWDPALTNIFDLLKSVRLNRIAKLIE; this is encoded by the coding sequence TTGACAGAAGAAACTAAACACGAAAAAAGTCCGACGGAAAAAATCAAAAGTTTTATCAGAGGACTTTTCTTCGCCATTCTGATCGCTTTCATTTTAAAGACTTTTTTTATTGAGGCTGTTAGAATTCCTACTGGCTCAATGGAAAATACGCTGCTTGTCGGTGATTTTCTTCTGGTAAATAAATTTATCTATGGACCAACCTCACCACGATATATTCCACTTACAGACATAGAACTTCCCTATTTTACATTACCTGCGATCAAAGATCCGCACCGTACTGATGTGATTGTTTTTGAATACCCGGGCGATAGAGATCGATTATTTCCGGAAGAAAAAGTGAATTATATAAAAAGATGTGTGGCTTGTCCCGGTGATACAATCAAAATCGTAAATAAAATTATTTATGTAAACGGCAAAGAATTTTTTAAACCTGAAAAACTCCAATTCACCGATTCCAGAATTCAACCACCAACTTTTAACGATGCAAGAATATTTCCAAAAGGTTCTGGGTGGAATGCTGATAATTATGGACCGTTAGTTGTTCCTAAAAGTGGTGATGTTATTTATCTTACCAAAGACAACATTGAACAATGGAGAACTTTGATTAATAGAGAATATGGAAAAGCTGCAGTTCAGGTTGAAGGAAATTTTATTAAGATTGATGGAATAGCTGTAAAATCATACACCATTCAACAGGATTATTATTTTGCAATGGGAGATAACCGCGACAACAGTGCCGACAGCCGGTTCTGGGGATTTGTACCCAGGGATAAAATTATTGGAAAAGCTGCAATCATTTACTGGTCGTGGGATCCAGCATTAACAAATATTTTTGATCTTCTCAAATCGGTTAGATTAAATAGAATAGCAAAATTAATAGAGTAG
- a CDS encoding T9SS type A sorting domain-containing protein, translated as MKKYLILFIFTANFNSIFSQLDTAICYPLQVGDFWEYQGYDFYTNALETKYRWVVYDTTMANNKNYFAVVRSHKRYIWDRDTIFQRVENNRYVYQYIWYCDTNDYEELFYDFGAKDSSFWDLYCLFDSQNENYFSGVQETLYQYYPLFSIPIQTKLFTNVVIGDFWNEGIIDTQWNTITGWGSIWIARGVGLLEELAELAPNWYLAGAIINNNRYDIITAIKDNHKQNSYNDHEILAYPNPFNPVTNIECYLPDYSFVKLVIYNSIGEKVSEIVNENQFNGKHKVVFDASELSSGLYFYALITDKNRIT; from the coding sequence TTGAAAAAATATTTGATCCTTTTTATTTTCACAGCAAACTTTAATTCAATTTTTAGCCAATTGGATACCGCAATATGTTATCCTTTGCAAGTAGGTGATTTTTGGGAATACCAAGGATATGATTTTTATACTAATGCGTTAGAAACAAAGTATAGATGGGTAGTTTATGATACTACAATGGCTAATAATAAAAACTATTTTGCTGTTGTCAGATCGCATAAGAGATATATTTGGGATAGAGATACCATATTTCAACGTGTGGAAAATAATCGATATGTTTATCAATACATCTGGTATTGCGATACTAATGATTATGAAGAACTATTCTATGATTTTGGCGCTAAGGATTCTTCGTTTTGGGATTTATATTGTTTATTTGACAGTCAAAATGAAAACTATTTTTCAGGTGTCCAAGAAACTTTATACCAATATTATCCTCTATTTTCTATTCCAATTCAGACAAAATTATTTACAAATGTAGTAATTGGCGATTTTTGGAATGAGGGCATTATTGACACACAATGGAATACAATAACAGGTTGGGGTTCTATCTGGATTGCAAGAGGTGTGGGATTGCTTGAAGAATTAGCAGAATTAGCGCCGAACTGGTACCTTGCAGGAGCCATAATAAACAATAATAGATATGATATTATTACAGCTATTAAAGATAATCATAAACAAAATAGTTATAATGACCATGAAATATTAGCATACCCTAATCCATTCAACCCGGTTACAAATATAGAATGTTACTTACCAGATTATTCTTTTGTAAAACTTGTAATATATAATTCCATAGGTGAAAAAGTGAGTGAGATTGTAAATGAAAATCAATTTAACGGGAAACATAAAGTAGTATTTGATGCCAGCGAACTATCTTCAGGGTTATATTTTTATGCACTAATTACGGATAAAAACAGAATTACATAA
- the lepB gene encoding signal peptidase I has protein sequence MDWKKALRKFFGIRTEEELKQKEVKTPKQKAKHFVETLLFAFIGAMLIKTFLLESSRIPTGSMETTILVGDFVLVNKVIYGSSSPRTIPFTDVRLPYFTTPSFREPRHKDVIVFEYPGDREQYKPDVVLSYVKRCVGLPGDTIQVKDKVLFVNGKEFWRPPHIQYLTPQPMPVGYVNPRIFPKDAPWNEDNYGPLYIPKKGDVIKLTIDNVDQWKTIIDRELEKEDAVTVEGNQIQIDGKPVTSYTLQDNYYFMMGDNRDNSLDSRFWGFVPRSKIVGEALMLYWSWDPSIPWSQFFDLLGSVRLNRIAKLIH, from the coding sequence TTGGACTGGAAAAAAGCATTAAGAAAATTTTTCGGAATTAGAACTGAAGAAGAATTAAAACAGAAGGAAGTTAAAACACCAAAGCAAAAAGCTAAACACTTTGTTGAAACGTTGTTGTTTGCTTTTATCGGTGCAATGCTAATAAAAACTTTCCTGCTGGAATCATCACGGATTCCTACTGGTTCAATGGAAACTACAATTCTTGTAGGTGATTTTGTTTTAGTAAACAAAGTTATTTATGGTTCATCTTCTCCAAGAACAATTCCATTTACTGATGTTAGGTTACCATATTTCACAACACCTTCTTTCCGCGAACCAAGGCATAAAGATGTTATTGTCTTTGAGTACCCCGGTGACAGAGAACAGTATAAACCGGATGTTGTTCTCAGCTATGTAAAAAGATGTGTTGGATTACCTGGTGATACAATTCAGGTTAAAGATAAAGTTCTGTTTGTTAATGGCAAAGAATTCTGGCGACCGCCACACATTCAATATCTAACACCTCAGCCAATGCCGGTTGGATATGTTAACCCAAGAATTTTTCCAAAAGATGCGCCATGGAATGAGGACAACTATGGTCCGCTTTACATTCCAAAGAAAGGTGATGTAATTAAATTAACCATTGATAATGTTGATCAATGGAAAACAATTATAGATCGTGAATTGGAAAAAGAGGATGCTGTAACAGTTGAAGGCAACCAAATCCAAATTGATGGCAAACCGGTTACATCCTATACCTTGCAGGATAATTATTATTTTATGATGGGAGATAATCGGGATAACAGTTTGGATAGCAGATTCTGGGGTTTTGTTCCAAGAAGTAAAATAGTTGGAGAAGCTTTAATGCTTTATTGGTCGTGGGATCCATCAATTCCATGGTCGCAATTTTTCGATCTTCTCGGTTCTGTTAGATTGAATAGAATAGCCAAACTAATACACTAA
- a CDS encoding PQQ-binding-like beta-propeller repeat protein — MKKIISTFYILFLLSIQLFAQSFKFGWITDLHIGYPKADFDLITIVRDINKRTDLKFVIATGDISEKGRNEELELAKKILDSLKVKYYIVPGNHDTKWSESACTKFTDLWKEDKFEFDFENIKFIGLCSGIPWRGGGGHISAEDLLWLDQVLSKTNAQQEIILVLHHQLDSETDNWFEVTNRLRNKNVAAILVGHGHANKLYNFNGIAGAMGRSALNRGGSWGYTQVENRIDTIAFSEINKDSIPKLWGSVSKINKKIIPEIDSIQFQNYNSELLWRKELKRTYVASPLIWNDKIYIASRSGIVSCFNLNGKLIWEYDTYAPVFSRPVIDDGVLAVGNVRGDLITLDAATGEQIQTIGLGEPITSQLITFNYLGKKLLMTGQKPKTVIVIGTSSGKLLCYDLNSLEPIWENKNCTGMSETQPLYVNNKIVFGSWDNYLYCIDANSGVMNWKWTDNKNFYYSPAACIPVSDGKNVYVTGPDKYVSAVDLLLGRTVWRKSNLNSWEAIGITKDKSNLLIKSFKDKFFIVSAKDGKIIKEIDLKFGEDTMPSTLYDADGQIVFGSEKGIVYSINKDYSYKQVLFLGTARILSVLQIKENVFAALNMDGNISVFKLNN; from the coding sequence ATGAAAAAAATTATCTCAACATTTTACATTCTATTCCTTCTTAGCATCCAGTTATTTGCCCAGTCTTTCAAGTTTGGCTGGATTACTGATCTTCACATCGGCTATCCTAAAGCTGATTTTGATTTGATTACAATCGTTCGCGACATCAACAAGAGAACAGATCTGAAATTTGTTATTGCCACCGGCGATATTAGCGAGAAAGGTAGAAATGAAGAACTTGAATTAGCTAAAAAGATTCTCGATAGTCTCAAAGTAAAATATTATATCGTTCCCGGCAACCACGATACCAAATGGAGCGAATCGGCATGTACAAAATTTACCGATCTGTGGAAAGAAGATAAATTTGAATTTGATTTTGAAAATATAAAGTTCATCGGTCTTTGCAGCGGTATTCCATGGCGCGGTGGAGGCGGACATATTTCTGCTGAAGATTTGCTATGGCTGGATCAGGTTTTATCAAAGACAAATGCACAACAGGAAATTATTTTAGTTCTTCATCATCAACTTGATTCTGAAACTGATAACTGGTTTGAAGTTACTAACCGATTAAGAAACAAAAATGTAGCTGCAATATTAGTCGGACACGGACACGCTAACAAACTTTATAACTTTAATGGAATTGCTGGAGCCATGGGACGTTCTGCACTAAATCGCGGTGGAAGCTGGGGATACACTCAGGTTGAAAACAGAATAGATACAATTGCTTTTTCCGAAATCAATAAAGACAGCATACCAAAACTTTGGGGAAGTGTTAGCAAAATAAATAAGAAAATAATTCCTGAGATCGATTCTATTCAATTTCAAAATTACAACTCAGAGCTTTTGTGGCGCAAGGAATTGAAAAGAACTTATGTTGCTTCTCCTTTGATCTGGAATGACAAAATATATATTGCATCCAGAAGCGGAATAGTCTCTTGTTTTAATCTGAATGGAAAATTGATTTGGGAGTACGATACTTACGCACCGGTTTTCAGTCGCCCTGTAATTGATGATGGTGTTCTTGCAGTTGGAAATGTAAGAGGAGATTTAATTACACTTGATGCAGCAACGGGTGAGCAAATACAAACTATTGGTCTTGGTGAACCGATTACATCTCAGTTAATTACATTCAATTACCTGGGAAAAAAATTGTTGATGACCGGACAGAAACCGAAAACTGTAATTGTAATTGGAACTTCTTCTGGGAAATTACTTTGCTATGATCTTAATTCATTAGAGCCGATCTGGGAAAATAAAAATTGTACCGGTATGAGTGAAACTCAACCGCTCTATGTTAATAATAAAATTGTTTTTGGAAGCTGGGATAATTATCTCTACTGCATCGATGCGAACTCCGGTGTGATGAATTGGAAATGGACTGATAACAAAAATTTCTATTACTCTCCCGCAGCTTGTATTCCAGTTAGCGATGGAAAGAATGTTTACGTTACAGGTCCGGACAAATATGTATCGGCTGTTGATCTTCTTTTGGGTAGAACTGTATGGAGAAAAAGCAATTTAAATAGTTGGGAGGCAATTGGGATAACTAAAGACAAATCTAATCTGTTAATCAAAAGTTTCAAGGATAAATTTTTTATAGTTTCTGCAAAAGATGGAAAGATTATTAAAGAAATTGACTTGAAGTTTGGTGAAGATACAATGCCTTCTACTCTTTATGATGCCGATGGACAGATTGTTTTCGGATCAGAAAAAGGAATTGTTTATTCTATCAACAAAGATTACAGTTACAAACAAGTATTATTTTTGGGGACAGCAAGGATACTTTCAGTTCTGCAAATAAAAGAAAATGTTTTTGCCGCCTTGAATATGGATGGTAACATATCGGTGTTTAAATTAAATAATTAG
- a CDS encoding HAD-IA family hydrolase has product MRNFDGILFDIDGTLTSTNELIFNSFNYVTEKYINRIFSPEELVEFFGPTEEVILKELTGENYENARKDYFDYYNSHHIKLAGLYPGIKEILKMIKTSNIPLGVFTGKGREAATITLKLLHIYDYFDLIITGDDVVNHKPDPEGILKFVDEFHLEKERILLIGDAPADIKAAHSAGIKIASVVWDSYAKDEVLEGDSDFIFTTVEELKEFVILNI; this is encoded by the coding sequence ATGCGAAACTTTGATGGAATCTTGTTCGACATTGATGGAACGCTTACATCAACAAATGAGTTGATATTTAATTCGTTCAACTATGTAACTGAAAAATATATCAACAGGATCTTTTCACCAGAGGAGCTAGTCGAATTCTTTGGTCCGACTGAAGAAGTAATTTTAAAAGAACTAACTGGTGAAAATTATGAAAATGCACGCAAGGATTACTTCGATTATTATAACAGCCATCATATAAAACTTGCCGGTCTTTATCCAGGAATTAAAGAAATTCTTAAAATGATTAAAACTTCGAACATCCCATTAGGTGTATTTACAGGAAAGGGAAGGGAAGCTGCTACAATTACGCTAAAGCTGCTGCACATTTATGATTATTTTGATTTAATAATTACAGGTGATGATGTTGTAAACCATAAACCTGATCCTGAAGGTATCTTAAAATTTGTTGATGAATTTCATCTTGAAAAGGAAAGAATTTTATTAATAGGTGATGCACCTGCAGATATTAAAGCTGCTCATTCTGCAGGAATAAAAATAGCTTCTGTTGTTTGGGATAGTTACGCAAAAGATGAAGTGCTTGAAGGAGACAGCGATTTTATTTTTACAACAGTTGAAGAGTTGAAAGAATTTGTAATCTTAAATATTTGA
- the lepA gene encoding translation elongation factor 4, with protein MDHLRNFCIIAHIDHGKSTIADCLLARTGTISERELVSQVLDDLDLERERGITIKSHAIQMKYKANDGREYTLNLIDTPGHVDFSYEVSRSLAACEGALLVVDAAQGVEAQTISNLYLAIEAGLEIIPVINKIDLPSAMVDTVKGQIIDLIGCEDSSILLASAKTRIGIEEILEAIVKRIPHPKGEIEEPLQALVFDSIFDAYRGAVAYVRIFHGILKEKDQIRFFVNDKTVLAEEIGILGMKRIKTKELVAGDVGYVIAGIKDVHETKVGDTITLARNGAEHPLPGYKEVKPMVYSGLYPTDADDYEDLRDALDKFRLNDSALVYSPETSAALGFGFRCGFLGMLHMEIVQERLEREYDQSIINTLPNVEYRVYLKNGDLKIVDNPAEMPEVGQIERIEEPYVKAQIVCPSEYVGNLMKLSMDKRGIYKNTTYIDPTRADLTYEFPLAEIIFDFYDKLKSMSRGYASFDYEFLGYRESDLVKLDILLNAESVDALSFIVHRIKSYEWGLKVCSKLKDLIPRQMFEVAIQAAIGSKVISRANVKALRKNVLAKCYGGDITRKRKLLEKQKEGKKRMKQVGNVEIPQEAFLAVLQIED; from the coding sequence ATGGATCACTTACGGAATTTTTGCATTATTGCACATATAGATCACGGTAAATCTACTATAGCCGATTGCCTTCTTGCCAGAACCGGTACAATTTCGGAAAGAGAGTTAGTTTCCCAGGTGCTTGATGACCTTGATTTGGAACGTGAGCGGGGTATTACTATTAAATCGCACGCAATCCAGATGAAATACAAAGCAAACGATGGGAGAGAATATACTTTGAACCTGATTGACACACCGGGACACGTTGATTTTTCTTACGAAGTTTCGCGCTCGCTCGCAGCTTGCGAAGGAGCTCTGTTAGTCGTAGATGCGGCGCAGGGAGTTGAAGCACAAACAATCAGCAACCTTTATCTTGCCATTGAAGCCGGATTAGAAATAATCCCGGTCATCAACAAAATTGATTTACCAAGTGCAATGGTGGATACAGTTAAAGGACAAATTATTGATCTTATCGGATGCGAAGATAGTAGCATTTTGCTTGCGAGCGCAAAAACACGCATTGGGATTGAAGAAATTCTTGAAGCTATTGTAAAAAGAATCCCGCATCCAAAAGGTGAAATTGAAGAGCCGCTGCAGGCGTTGGTATTTGATTCTATCTTTGATGCCTATCGTGGCGCAGTTGCTTATGTAAGAATTTTCCACGGGATTCTAAAAGAAAAAGATCAAATAAGATTTTTTGTAAATGATAAAACTGTTCTTGCCGAGGAGATTGGTATCCTTGGAATGAAAAGAATCAAAACGAAGGAATTGGTTGCCGGAGATGTTGGTTATGTAATTGCCGGCATCAAAGACGTTCACGAAACTAAAGTTGGTGATACAATTACACTTGCCCGGAATGGTGCTGAACATCCGCTGCCTGGCTACAAAGAAGTTAAGCCGATGGTTTACAGCGGTCTTTATCCAACTGATGCCGATGATTACGAAGATTTACGAGATGCACTTGATAAATTCAGATTAAACGATTCTGCTTTAGTTTATTCGCCGGAAACTTCTGCTGCATTGGGATTTGGTTTCCGCTGTGGTTTCCTTGGTATGCTTCATATGGAAATTGTTCAGGAAAGACTTGAGCGGGAATATGATCAATCAATTATAAACACTCTTCCAAACGTTGAGTACCGGGTTTATTTGAAGAATGGCGATTTAAAGATTGTTGATAATCCTGCGGAAATGCCGGAGGTTGGGCAGATTGAACGAATAGAAGAACCGTATGTTAAAGCGCAGATTGTTTGTCCCAGCGAGTATGTTGGCAATTTGATGAAGCTTTCTATGGATAAGCGCGGCATTTATAAAAACACGACATACATTGATCCGACCCGCGCGGATTTAACTTATGAGTTTCCCTTAGCAGAAATAATTTTTGATTTCTATGATAAATTAAAATCGATGAGCCGCGGTTATGCTTCGTTCGATTATGAGTTTCTTGGATATCGCGAATCTGATTTAGTGAAGCTGGATATTCTGCTGAACGCTGAATCTGTTGACGCACTTTCCTTCATCGTCCATCGTATCAAATCTTATGAGTGGGGATTAAAAGTCTGTTCGAAACTTAAAGATTTGATACCGCGTCAAATGTTTGAAGTTGCAATTCAAGCAGCGATTGGTTCTAAAGTAATTTCGCGCGCTAATGTAAAAGCATTAAGAAAAAATGTTTTGGCTAAATGCTACGGCGGCGATATTACTCGAAAGAGAAAACTGCTTGAGAAACAGAAGGAAGGTAAGAAACGAATGAAGCAGGTTGGCAATGTGGAAATTCCACAGGAAGCGTTTTTAGCTGTTTTACAAATTGAAGATTGA
- a CDS encoding T9SS type A sorting domain-containing protein, with amino-acid sequence MKIIFLTSLIFLFPIALVAQLVTHVAPLKVGNSWTYRGASFGSPDPDESVRYTVIDSLTEINGKKYFRVELNYKPLPYKITNQSILDETGQLYTVTKDSFYAYYYPNSYEYPDSLFRYFKTNIKYGDSWGQIINGDVYYISTVIDTFTANVFGTNVIVFHIGKKDTNNFIQSSELWTKEFGMIRGSFEEFMDYLWGCVIDGVVYGDTTFTSVENKNNLPAEIYLLQNYPNPFNPVTNIEYYLPDYSFVKLIIYNSIGEKVSEIVNENQVNGKHKVVFDAGKLSSGLYFYTLITDKNRITRKMILIK; translated from the coding sequence ATGAAAATAATATTTCTTACTAGTTTAATATTTTTATTTCCCATAGCATTAGTTGCTCAGTTAGTAACTCATGTTGCGCCATTAAAAGTAGGGAACTCCTGGACCTATAGAGGTGCAAGTTTTGGATCGCCAGATCCAGATGAGTCCGTTCGCTATACTGTAATCGATAGTTTAACTGAAATAAATGGTAAAAAATATTTTCGAGTTGAATTGAATTACAAACCTCTTCCTTATAAAATAACCAATCAATCTATATTGGACGAAACAGGACAGCTTTATACCGTTACTAAGGATAGTTTTTACGCATACTATTATCCAAATTCTTATGAATATCCTGATTCACTTTTTAGATATTTTAAAACAAATATTAAGTATGGTGATTCCTGGGGGCAAATAATAAATGGTGATGTCTATTATATAAGCACTGTTATAGATACATTCACTGCTAATGTTTTTGGTACAAATGTAATTGTATTCCATATAGGTAAAAAAGATACTAATAACTTTATACAGAGTTCGGAGTTATGGACAAAAGAATTCGGTATGATTCGAGGATCTTTTGAAGAATTTATGGATTACTTATGGGGTTGTGTTATTGATGGTGTTGTTTATGGTGATACTACATTTACATCAGTTGAAAATAAAAACAATCTTCCTGCTGAAATATATTTATTACAAAACTACCCCAATCCATTCAACCCGGTTACAAATATAGAATATTACTTACCAGATTATTCTTTTGTAAAACTTATAATATATAATTCGATAGGCGAAAAAGTGAGTGAGATTGTAAATGAAAATCAAGTTAACGGGAAACATAAAGTAGTATTTGATGCAGGCAAACTATCTTCAGGGTTATATTTTTATACACTTATTACGGATAAAAACAGAATTACAAGAAAAATGATCCTAATAAAATAA
- a CDS encoding PKD domain-containing protein, translated as MKNYFFLILAAFFLFFSSCKKSDNPTEPGDGNSNKIELGTSVDLINQVVNTGGGTIKISRTGDPLDEMEITVPPNSFNESKTFSVSYAEIKTHQLGQYFNPISPMIKIKYEGGYANYGIMVKIPIKLPKGHFAMGFFYDEKTGKLEGLPIEELDSNSIKISTRHFNSNSTSAAGLKKAASEMSLANIIISSIDEAQLKSLGAITCGFQPGYDDWEFINYGSYIATGGQCAGQSMTAMWYYIEQKLKGEPSLFHKFDLVNDNTKPNLLWQDNPKGYKFASVIQRDFNWDDWIKMLIYQFNHPDLTLKAFALSMLLTNEPQFVLIRQSQPNNAAHAVICYEVNMNDGALYIADPNFPNNRIPKTGDKSIRKIEYSNGKFIPYPSSLNASTSSINFDEIGYFAKTAYINWSQIGSRFKEFKDGTIGTIPPYTFPDYILRRSADGMPLYEGMIIDKDTLTIDCYSEGCTGYINFTNHLQYFEVYNELGDTIAKCGNDGHAILKLKPGTNKLGFYIVGYNGNKPGYLDFKWLTITSKVFYIDPPKINAEPDEPLTFYARTNGSAPNNAKYVWTFGDDTPDVIKINDSTVTHTYTREGYFSIQCNLYDNTTGQLVSLAFSYADIIIGDLSELLSCTKMYIHLRCHFNWLPEKCVSCGGDMVFLNQADTIPSMQLKWSGTSFTYNYNFVLVYGQDSSFYTGSISGKVSSDVTEVENLIATQTYWSPPDYEVKDELELQNLPIEKMSLDMEKFLHQSYYAASSPYVKRVKSTIRQFDKATQQWKTSEATTIDWQQAESNLLYFRFGK; from the coding sequence ATGAAAAATTATTTTTTTCTAATTCTTGCGGCATTTTTTCTTTTCTTTTCAAGCTGTAAAAAATCTGATAATCCAACCGAACCTGGTGATGGAAATAGCAACAAAATTGAATTAGGTACTTCCGTCGATCTAATAAACCAAGTGGTTAATACAGGTGGTGGAACTATTAAGATTAGCAGAACCGGTGATCCGTTAGATGAAATGGAAATAACAGTTCCACCGAATTCATTTAATGAAAGTAAAACTTTCAGCGTTTCTTATGCAGAAATAAAAACTCACCAGCTCGGACAATATTTTAATCCGATTTCTCCAATGATTAAAATAAAATATGAAGGTGGATATGCCAATTACGGAATAATGGTAAAAATCCCAATCAAATTGCCTAAAGGTCATTTTGCAATGGGATTTTTCTATGATGAAAAAACAGGAAAGCTGGAAGGTTTACCAATTGAGGAACTTGACAGCAATTCAATAAAAATCTCTACAAGACATTTTAATTCTAATAGCACTTCAGCAGCAGGATTGAAAAAAGCCGCAAGTGAAATGAGTTTAGCCAACATCATAATTAGCTCTATTGATGAGGCACAATTAAAATCTTTAGGCGCCATTACTTGTGGTTTTCAACCAGGGTATGACGATTGGGAGTTTATAAATTATGGAAGTTACATTGCAACTGGAGGACAATGTGCCGGGCAAAGTATGACCGCGATGTGGTACTATATTGAACAAAAATTAAAAGGTGAGCCTTCTCTGTTTCATAAATTTGATCTGGTAAATGATAATACAAAACCAAATTTGCTTTGGCAAGATAATCCTAAGGGTTATAAATTTGCTTCGGTTATTCAAAGAGATTTTAATTGGGATGACTGGATTAAAATGCTGATTTACCAGTTTAATCACCCTGATTTAACTCTTAAGGCTTTCGCTTTATCAATGCTTTTAACAAATGAGCCGCAGTTTGTTCTAATAAGACAAAGCCAACCAAATAATGCAGCACATGCTGTAATTTGTTATGAAGTTAATATGAATGATGGTGCACTTTATATTGCAGATCCTAATTTTCCAAATAACAGAATACCAAAAACAGGTGATAAATCAATAAGAAAAATTGAGTACTCAAATGGAAAATTTATTCCATATCCTTCTTCGTTAAATGCTTCTACATCATCAATCAATTTTGATGAGATTGGATATTTTGCTAAAACTGCTTATATAAACTGGTCACAAATAGGTTCGAGATTTAAAGAATTTAAAGATGGCACTATTGGAACAATCCCGCCCTACACTTTTCCTGATTACATACTAAGGCGATCTGCGGATGGAATGCCACTCTATGAGGGAATGATCATTGATAAAGATACTTTAACTATCGATTGTTATTCCGAAGGATGTACAGGCTATATCAATTTTACTAATCATTTACAGTACTTTGAAGTTTATAATGAACTTGGAGATACAATTGCAAAATGTGGGAATGATGGTCATGCCATCTTAAAGTTAAAACCTGGAACGAATAAACTTGGTTTTTATATTGTTGGATATAATGGTAATAAACCAGGTTATCTCGATTTCAAATGGCTTACAATAACCAGTAAAGTATTTTATATTGATCCGCCTAAAATAAATGCTGAACCGGATGAACCTTTAACTTTTTATGCGCGTACTAATGGCAGCGCTCCGAATAATGCAAAGTATGTTTGGACTTTTGGAGACGACACTCCGGATGTAATTAAAATAAATGATAGCACTGTTACCCATACATATACACGAGAAGGTTATTTTTCTATTCAATGTAATTTGTATGATAACACAACCGGGCAATTGGTTTCACTTGCTTTTTCATATGCGGATATTATTATTGGTGATCTTTCTGAACTGCTTAGCTGTACAAAAATGTACATTCATCTCAGGTGTCATTTTAATTGGCTGCCTGAAAAGTGTGTTTCCTGCGGTGGTGATATGGTTTTTCTGAATCAGGCTGATACAATTCCTTCAATGCAGTTAAAATGGTCCGGTACATCATTTACATATAATTATAATTTTGTGTTAGTCTATGGGCAGGATTCATCTTTTTACACTGGATCAATTTCTGGAAAGGTTTCTTCTGATGTAACTGAAGTTGAAAACCTGATAGCAACGCAAACTTATTGGTCGCCCCCGGATTACGAAGTTAAGGATGAACTGGAACTGCAAAATCTTCCCATTGAAAAGATGAGTCTTGATATGGAAAAGTTCTTGCATCAATCGTACTATGCTGCATCTTCTCCATACGTAAAAAGAGTTAAATCAACTATAAGGCAATTTGATAAGGCAACACAGCAGTGGAAAACAAGTGAGGCAACTACAATAGACTGGCAGCAAGCTGAAAGCAATTTGCTTTATTTCCGGTTTGGCAAATAA